One window from the genome of Acanthochromis polyacanthus isolate Apoly-LR-REF ecotype Palm Island chromosome 21, KAUST_Apoly_ChrSc, whole genome shotgun sequence encodes:
- the ccdc103 gene encoding coiled-coil domain-containing protein 103, whose protein sequence is MMSQRDVINFSALDRELQMAVESERRYKRENEAKLKAVSQRVCYSQFRDLVLTCHLKPLNHQDRDGAPRKPWNPVAPGNTSHHVTPSNTPHSVALGNEEDLGPQTV, encoded by the exons ATGATGTCACAGCGCGATGTCATCAATTTCTCGGCGCTGGACAGAGAGCTGCAGATGGCGGTCGAGTCTGAGCGGCGATACAAGCGAGAGAACGAAGCCAAGCTGAAAGCTGTGAGCCAGAGAGTCTGCTACAGCCAGTTCAG AGACCTGGTGCTGACCTGCCACCTGAAGCCTCTGAACCACCAAGACAGAGACGGAGCTCCACGAAAACCCTGGAACCCCGTCGCCCCTGGCAACACGTCGCATCACGTCACCCCCAGTAACACTCCACATTCTGTCGCCCTGGGCAACGAGGAAGACTTGGGCCCACAGACTGTTTAA